Genomic DNA from Paenibacillus sp. KS-LC4:
CTGCGGAAATGACATTTAACTGGGCAGCATTCGGCCCGACGAAGGCATAAATAGCCGTCGATACGACCTTTAGCTTCTGACTTGGCATATACAGATAAGGCGTGTAAAAGTCATTGTAAATCGAGATCGTCTTCAAAATAACGAGCGTCGCTGTTGCTGGCCCGAGCAGAGGGAAAATAATGGAGCGATAAATTTTAAACAGCGATGCGCCTTCCATCATTGCGCTTTCATCCAAATCACGCGGAATGCTGTTGACGAATTGCAAATAGATGACGATTTGCAGCACGTCGGCTCCCAAATAAAGAATGATTGGCGCCCCCATCGTATTGTAAAGCGAGAAATATTTAATGACGCTAAATGTAGCGACCTGCGTCGTTACCATCGGAATGACCTGAGCAACGAGGTACATGCCCATAATGCCCTTTTTCAGCTTAAAATCAAACCGGCCCAGCGCGTACGCCACCATCGTGCCGAACATAATGTTGCCCGCTACAGCGATGACCAAAATGATCGCAATATTACGGAAGCCGAGTCCGAGCTTGCCGATGTCGAACACCTTTTGAAAATTATCAAAGTTCAAGAAGCTTGCCGGCAAAGCAAGACCGGATTGATAATACTCAATCTGTGTCTTGAACGCTCCCGTCACAATCGAATAAAGCGGGAATAAGACGACGAACAGCGCGATAACGAGTGTCACATATTTGAAAATGGTAAATAACGGTGAACCTTCTCTACTCTGCCCCACCCTCTATTTCCCTCCTCTGAACAAAAATTTGCGCTGAATGACGATAAACAGCAGAACCATCATAAGCAGGACAACCGCCATTGCCGAGGCAAGGCCGAAGTTTTGATATTTAAATGCCGTATCCACCGTCTTAATGACGAAGGTTGACGTATCGTTCGCACCCAGCAGCATGACATAAGGAATATCGAAAGCCTCGAGCGCCCCAGTCAACGTCAAAATAAGCATAAGCTCCAGCACTTTGCGAATGCTTGGCAGCGTTATAAATCTGAACTTTTGCCAGCCTGATGCGCCATCAATTGAGCCCGCTTCATACAAATCATCAGGAATCGACTGCAAGGCGCCGATAAAAATAACCATATTAAGCCCCATATACTTCCACATCGAAATGAAGGCAAGCGAGAAGTTCACCAAATGCTTATCGCCTAGCCAGCTTTGCTGCCACGCTTCAAGTCCAATTGCTCCAAGAAGCGTATTTAGCGAGCCGTATTCCACATGGTAAACGTTTTTGAACATAATGACCGTTGCCACGCTGTGCAGCACATAGGGCAAAAACAAAATGACTCGAAACCCATTTCGTCCCCGCAGCTTGCTCGTCAATATGACGGCAAAATAGAGCGAGAAGGCAACCTGAATTAAACCCCCGACAAAATAATAAGCATTGTTTTTAAGCGCCCCGAATACTTCAGGCTTTGTAAAAATCTCCTTGTAGTTGTCGAGGCCAATAAAATTCATGTCCCAGCCTAGACCACTCCAATCCGTCAAGCTGTAATACAGCAAAGATACGGCCGGGTAATACGAGAAGGTCAGCGACAATAGCACGGGAATTGTCAAAAACCCGAACAAAATTAAATATCGCTGCGTTTTGTAAGAGAACTGATGCATTAGGCCACCCTCGCTTTCTTTTAATGAACACCGTTGTTAGCGTTTTCATCATTATAGGAGAAGCTGGCCCCGATTATAATGGTCTTTGTTATGTTTTATTGTCTTCAATTTGGATAACGTGAACCTAACTTTCATCACCTAACTTTATCGCGATATTCCTTCGGTGTTAGCCCCGTCATTTTTTTAAATATTTTAGTGAAGTAAGCAGGATCGGCATACCCTACCCGTTCGCCGACCATATACGTTTTGAGTCCCTGCTCCTGACGCAGCAGTTGCTTCGCCGCCTCAATCCGCACAGAAATCATATAGTCGGTAATCGTCTCGCCTGTCTCAGTCTTGAACAGCTTGCTTAAATAGCTTGGCGTCAAGTATACAATATCCGCAAGCCGCTGTAGCTCAAGCTCCTCGGTAAAATGCTGCTGGATGTACGATTTCACTTTATCTATGGCTCTATTATCTGTACGCGCGCTGCCAAGCAAAGCGCAAATTTCCTCCATTCCAGCACGGAGCCCCTGAGCGAAGGCTTCCCAGTTTTCGCTTGCTTCAGGATCTATCGGCATATTCACCTGTCCATATTCAAGCTGGACGCTGCGTTTTTTCAGCTCCTCAGCAACGTGAGCGCTAATGCCAAAGCAGGCCTCCTGCAGCTCCTTCCAGCAAATGCGCTGAGCCGCGGCCTCTTGCAGCCACCCTTCAAATTTCGCCTGCGCCAAGGCAAAATCATTCATTTGCAGCGCCGGCAGCAGCTCCTTGCTCACAATATGCGTCAAGCGCAGCAAATGATCGACAGGCGCGACACGGCCGGCAGCACCGGAGGACCAGCGGGGCTCCGGATTATACCAAGCATGCTGATAGGCGGAAAACGCTTCGCTATAGGCATGTGTTAGCCAGCTGCTTCCACGGAAAATGCTGCTAAAGCCTATTTTGGCGCGCGTAAAGGCAGGAAGTCGCTGAAGCAGCGTAACGGACAGCTCTCTGACGCTTTCGGCATGGTCGGAATCGTGAATGGCGATGAGGATAACCCTTTTTCCGCCCTCACCCGTAATAATGATTTTTTCGCGAAGCCAGTCGGCCATGAACCGCTCCAGCTGAATGACATTCAGCTCTGGTGCAGTCGTTAATAACAGCACCGCATAGTGATGCAGAAACAGCGGCAGTTGATCAATCGTTCCACACACGTCCTCCACGACATAAGATGGCAGCTGCTTCTCATCCGCATAAAGCAGCAGACTAATTAAATCGCCCGACTCAAGGCGGCTGCGGCTGCGCTCCTGCTTGACCTTGCTGTTCACCTTGGCAAGCAGGCGAATCAGCTCCTCAAGGTTGACTGGCTTTAGCAAATAATCCTCTGCCCCCTGACGCAGTGATTCTCTGGCAAATTCAAAATCATTAAACCCGCTCAGCACAGCAAATTTAATATTTTTACCGAGCCGCTTCACCTTGGAAATAAGCTGGAGCCCGGTCATCTGTGGCATTTTAATATCAGTCAGCACAAAATCGGGATGAATATGATCGAGCTGATCCAGCAGCTCCTGCCCGCTGCCATAGGCGCCAATAATTCGGTATTCCTCGCCTGCCTGCTCAATCAGCTTGCATAACCCCAATCTAATCCGTTCCTCGTCGTCTACCACAACTATATCCATCGTTGCCACTCCTTCCTTTTCCCTGCGTCATTCATTCCTGTATTCATTCCTGATTCAGCGGCATCCGAATCGTTACCCGCGTGCCCTTTCCCAGCTCGCTCTCAATCGTTAGGCCATAGCTTGGGCCAAAACGCAGCTTCAAGCGCTCATGCACATTGCGCAGGCCAATGCCTCTTCCGCTTGGACCTTGCGGCTCAGCAGCAGACAAAGCATTTCGTACCTGCTGAAGCTGCGCTTCGTTCATGCCGCAGCCGTCATCGGCAACGGTAAACCATTGCTCCTTGCCAACAATTCGCCAGCCTATGCTAATGAGCATCGTCTCGCTCTCACGTGAATGCTCATACGCGTGGTTGACTGAATTTTCAACAATCGGCTGAAACTGAAGCTTCATAACCTGTATGCTGGAGGCCGCTTCTCCCTCAGGCAGCTCCAATTGGTACCGATTACCGAAGCGGTCGTTGATCAACCGCATATACATCCGCAAATGCTCAAATTCCTGACTCGCCGTCACCATTTCATCACCAGCATGAATGCTATACCTGAGCTGCTGCCCCAAAAGCTGAACCATCTCGGCGGCCTCTGGATCATCGTTCAACACGGCAGTCATTCGAATCGACTCCAGCGTGTTGTATATAAAATGAGGATTGATCTGGCGTTGCAAGCTTTCCAGTTCAATCTGATTTTTACGCTGCTCGATGCGGTAAATATTTTCAATCAACAGCTGAATTCTCGCCATCATGCGGTTAAAGGCATTCCCGAGCATGCCGACCTCATCGCGGCGACGCACTGGAAAGGCAACATCGAGATTGCCAGCCTGCACCTGCTTCATCAGCTTCACCAGCTCGCGCATCGGCTTCGTCAGCGCAAAAATCAGCACAAATGATATAAGCAGCGCCAGCGTCATAATGGCAATCGCTGCCGCCCCCGTGTAATTGCGGGTTTGAATAGCCTCGGCCTCCACCTGCTCCTTCGGAATGAGAATGAGCGTGAGCCAGCCAGATTCCTCGGATTTACGATAAATGACCAGTTGCTCCTTGCCATTTTTATCGACGATGTAGCTGCCATTTTGCCCTTCGGCCTGCTGAAGCAGCGCATCGCCAGATAAATTTTCAGCCAGAAAGGCCTGCTCGCTATCGTAAATTACGGTGCCTGCCTCATCCAAAATAAGCGTTGTGCCTCTCGTCGTCTCATCTAAATCATTAACAATGTTCTCAATGACCTCAATGCTGGCATCAACCGCAATCATGCCTATCGAGTGGTAGGTGCTGTCAATAATATTGCGTACGATCGTGAACACATACCGTTTGCGATTGGCATCCCCGCTGACCTCCTGTGTGCTGATCAATACAGGCTTGCCATTCGCGGCAGCAGCGGTTTCATTCCAGCGGCTATAAAATTCCGATAGCTTGGCGCGGGCTCCTCCACTTTTCATCACATAATAGGGGTTGCCATATGCATCAAACAAATAGACGCTGCTGGCCCCCTCTTTAATATTGTTCATAAAATAAATGCTGCTTTCGATTTTGCGCTGTATTTGCATCTTCATCTGCATGTTTTTAGCATAATACTGGTCCAAATCGCCGCCTGTCTCGGCCTCCACCTGCGAATAATAACGATTTGAGAGCTTAAGCCCCTCCTGAATTTCACCGAGATAGGACGGTATAATTGATATTTTTTTCATATCCTTCGTGTAGTCGTCGAGCTTGCTGACCATTTTGTCAGAAATTTCTGCTGCATAGGTAACCGTGTTTTTCTCGATCGTATTCGTGTAACGCAGCGATGAAATATAGGTCAGCCCACCAACGGGAATAACGATCAGCAGCACAAACACAATAAAAAGCTTCGCTTCCATGCGGGTTGCGGGAAAAATCGTCCAGCGCCGCAGCCAAAATTTCGAATCTCCCATAGCTTTCGCCCCTTAAGCTTGCTTCATGAAGCTTGCCGTCGATTCACGCATGACAAAATCGCCCGACAGCAAAATTTTCTCTTGCGGGCTGCCTGGATGCTCCAGCCGGCGCAGCAGCATTTCGACGGCGCGGCGGCCAAAAGCCTCCTTCTGCACGTCGACGGTGCTGAGGGTAGGCTTTGACCAAGCCGCATCCTCAATATTGTCAAAGCCAACAACCGAGCATTGTTCTGGAACGGCAACATTTAATTTGGCGAGCACCGTCATCATGCATATCGCAATGGAATCATTTGCACAAATGAAGGCGGTCGGCAGCGCTGCTTCCTCCACCATTTTTTTCACAATCAGCTCCAGCGCCTCTGTCATTTCCGAGCGGTTATTCCCTTCAAACGTCAATAATGCCGATTCCTGCGCTTGTGCAAGCCCATGCTCCTCCAGCATGGAGCTATACCCGAGAAAACGGTCCAGAAAGCTGCGCGAAAATTGGGTGTTGCCAACAAACTGCAGCTTGCGATGACCACAGCCAATCAAATAATTAGTTACGCGGCGCATGCACTCCATATTGTTCATAAACAGCGTATCCGACGGAATGAGCGGATCTTCATGATCCACCAGCACGAAAGGAATGCCTAAACTGCGGATTTCTAGCAGCATTTGCGAGGAAATTAGGCCAACGCCAATAATGCCGCGAATGCTGCTTGGGTTAATAAACTGCGCGAAATGATTTTTAAACTGCTCGGTAATGATCATCGTGCCCATTTCCCGCTCCTCCAGCTCCATCGTAATGCCATCCATAATTTTGCCCCAGAAAAAAGAGTCCCGCGTCTGGTATCTCACGTTCGGCACAAGCAATATTACCGTATCGCGGGCTTGGCGGTCGCTTGCTTTATCCCCGCTTAAGCTGGCGGAAGGCGCTTTGAGCTTCTGCCTTGCAAAATAGCCGAGCTGCGTAGCGACGCTAACGATTTTCTCACGCGTCTCCGCACTGACTCCCGGCTTACCTGAAAGCGCTTTAGAAACGGCGAATTTTGAAACATTTAAATAGTCAGCAATTTGCTGCATCGTCACTTTATTAGCCATAGCTGCACATCCTTTCATTTAAATAAAATTAAAGCAGGTGTCTAGTTAGTTTTGTTAGGTTTCTTGGTAATTTTATAAGCTAACATTAGCATAAGAGCAAAATTATGAAAAGCTTGTTTGAAAAATAAAAAAAAGACCCGCTCAGCAGCGAATCTTTCCTCGGATTATAAATGGTCATTTCGGACTCTCAACAGCTCTCTATTATATATAGAAGAAACACGTCGTGCGCTGGTCAAATTGCCAGCTTGCTGGCGTGAGCATTATTAAGGACGAGATGGCGAGGCGCTGCTGTCCTTAAAAAGTCGCATGATGGCTGCTGTTCAGCCTCTGCTCAATCCACTGCTGGCTTTGCTGATTAAACAACAGCCGCCCTTTTTTTACGACGAATAGCTTCTCGTCTTTAAGTACTTTCATAATCCGATTCACACTCCGAACGGCCACGCCAAGCTGGCGCGCCATTTCCTCACGTGTGGCGATGAGCTCATACACCGGCTTTTTCTGAAAATCAGCATGACGCAATGCCTCATAAAAATAAGCAAGCAGCTTCTGCTGCATCGAATAAAAGCTATTTTCAAGCGTTTTTCTCCCCTGCTGGAACAGCTTGTTCGCTAGCTGATCATTTAGCCGGCGCAAAAAAGCGGGACTGTTGATGACCCATTTTTTGAAGCGCTGCTTGTCGATGGCTAGCAGCGTAGACTCGCGTGTCGTCTCGACCTGATTAATAAACGGCATACCTAGGCTAATTTCGATATCGCCGATGACGTCTCCTGGCAGCAGCATGGCTAACCGGAACATTTTTCCGTCGGACAGCTTCCGTTCCACGGCAAGTTCCCCAGCAATCAAAATATACACATAAACCATGTCCCCGCCTTGCTCGCATACCGTCTCCCCCGGATGAAAGCATCGCACCTCCCAGCAATTCTGCACCTGCTCCGGGAGCTCGTCAAACATATCCTTCAGCCAGCCCTGTCCCTGAATAATCCGCTCAATGGATTTTGTACGCAATTTGGCACCCTCTTTGCTATCGCTCATCCTCAGTTATTCTAATGTAAACCTATTTTAACCTTTTAAAAAGGACATAAGTCCGTTTTGACAAAGTTTTTACGCCCATCATACGCTTTAATACCGATTGTCTACGCCCACATAGCAAAAAAAGCCGCGGGTTATCGCGGCTTTAGCTTTCTAAAGCTTTTCAGACGGAGATTGAAGCTGGCTAGTTCAGTGCGTCCAAAATGCGGTCGCATAAATCCATTGTGCCAATATTATCGCGCCCGCTTGAATTCGGTGTCCGTTTTTGCTTGCTGCAAGTGATGAAATGGGCCATTTCACCGATAAAGCCGCGTGCGTAAAGGTCGCCTAAGCATCCGGACATCGTGGAGGCTGGCGGTGTCAGCACCGTTGTTTCCTCGGATAGCGTCTGGAACGACGAGGAGCCGGGCAAAGGAGATTTGTGAATGGACAGCTTCTTGCAATCTTCAGCTATGACGTGGCCATTATCAAAAGTAACCAGCACGCTTTCACTTTCGCTAGACCAAGCAGTCATACCCGCAAAATAGACGCTACCGGAAATACCGTTCACGAATTTCAAGGAAAACGACTGAGAAATATTTTCGCCCAAATTGTTGTTAAAGCCTGCAATCTGCGCCACCTCGCCAAACAAGCCGCGCATAAGATCGACGAGATGGATAGCGGCCAGCTTCAGGAATTGCTCCTCCGTCTTGCTAAAGCCCGTACTATCGCAGGCAAAACGAATTTGGAACGAGCGTGCCGCTCCAAGCTCGCCCGATTCAATCAGCTCTTTGAGCTTTAAATATATGGGGGCATAACGCTTCATAAAGCCAACCATCAGCACAACACCAGCCTCCTCAGCTGCGTCCGCAATGACTGCCGCTTCTTTGGCAGTCCAGCCGAGCGGCTTGTCGACAAATACATGTTTGCCCGCTTTAATGCAGTCCATGACGATTTGCATTTGATCGCCTGGCTGGGCTACCACCACGATACCGTCGCACTTTTCTTTTTGCAGCATTTGCTTATAGTCATCATACGGCGTGCCGCTGCTGCCGAAGCGGGTCAACGCCGCTTGTGAACGCTCAAGGCTGCGGGTGGAGACCGCTGCAATTTCAGCTCCTGCTTCGATTGCGGAAGGAAATATATTTGTGGAGGCATGGAAGCCTGCACCGATAAAACAAAGTTTTGCTTGGCTCATCTCTTATCGCTCCTGTTCATCATGTCGACAACGACATTAGCATATTTCCATGCTCTGATACAAGCCAGCAGCAAAAAGATATTATTTTTTGCATGACATTGACTTAAAAATAAGAGTTCAGTATGATTGCTTCTTAGAACAAGTATTACCAAATGTGCAAACGAGAAAGGAATAATAATAAATGTTAGATTTAGGGTTATTAATTATTCGATTGATCATTGGACTCATTATGATTGGCCATGGCTGCAAGAAGCTGTTCGGCTGGTTTGGCGGCGAAGGCATCCAGGGAGCGGCTGGCTTTTTTGAAGCGATTGGCCTGCGTCCCGGTGCAGCGATGGTCGTATGTGCTGGACTTGCCGAGCTGATTGGAGGCCTGCTATTCGCTACGGGTCTGTCGGTAGTTGCGGGAGCCGTACTGTTGATTTTGACAATGATTGTTGCTATCCTTAAAGTTCACGGCAGCAAGGGGCTCTGGTTAGTTAACGGAGGTTTTGAGTACAATTTAGTAATGATTGCTTCGCTGCTAGGTGTTGCACTTGCCGGTGGAGGCGCATATTCATTAATGTAAAATAGTTCAAATGATAAATGATTATATTCATCATCTACTAAAAAAGTGAATTAACAGGGATTTTGTCGTTAATGATATACCTATAAGGACAAGTGGACACATGGAAGTCACAGCCGCCTGTTACAATGTTATCCTGCAAGTAAATAGATTTCATTCATCAAGGGGCTGATTGACTTGTTTAAAAACTGGCTGCCCTCCCTCTGTACGCTATTGAATTTGGGAGCTGGGACCTTATCCTTACTTTTTACGATAAAAGGCGAGTATAAGCTTGCGCTCGCTATGGTGATGACGGCGGCTTTATGGGATGTACTCGATGGACTGCTTGCCAGATGGCTTCATTGTACGAGTGACTTCGGCAAGCAGTTGGACTCGCTCGCTGATCTGGTCTCCTTCGGAATTGCACCTGTATTTCTGGTTCTGCTGTACAAGCTGGAAGCTTCATTGTGGCTAGGACCGATTGCCGCAGTATTATTTTTAGCTTGCGGCGCGCTGCGTCTGGCAAGATTTAATATTAAAGGCCAAGTGAAAGGCTTTGTGGGTTTGCCGATAACAGCTGCTGGGGTCATTTTGGCACTTGCTCCTATTTTAAATAGTCAAATGAAGCCTGCTGCCGCTCTCGCCTTAATGGGTCTGCTTTCTATCTTGATGGTCAGCCGAATTCCATTTCCAGCTTTCAAAAAAGACTACGCAAGGAAGTGAGCCGGGTATGACTTTTGCCATAGAAATGATTTCTCAATATGGTTATTACGCCGTCTTTGGACTGCTCGCTCTCGGCATTATTGGACTCCCGGTTCCAGACGAATTATTAATGTTATTTATCGGCTATTTATCCTCGATTATGGTGTTGAACTATTCGCTTTCTCTGCTAGTCAGCTTTATGGGAGCCATAACGGGCATGCTTTTAAGCTACACCTTGGGCAAAACTTTCGGACAGCCTTTAATCGACAAGCATGGCAAATGGGTTGGCCTCACATCAAAGCGTTTTGAAAAGGTAAAGGGCTGGTTTGCTCGTTTTGGCATATGGACGTTGTTTTTCGGCTATTTCATTCCCGGTGTAAGGAGCATGACCAGCTACATTTCTGGCATTACATCCATGCCTTTCCGCAAATATTTGCTCATTACGAGCCTCGGCTCTCTGACATGGGTGCTTATCTTTGTTACAATCGGCTATTTTCTCGGCGCCAGCATTAAATTTTAATGCAATCTCCTTTTAAAATAAATGAATCTAATAAGCCCCAGCAGAAGAGCCTTCTCTTCTGCTGGGGCTTTTCGGCCGCCGTGAAAATAACGGTTGACCTTCACGCACCGTTAAGGTGTACGATAAATTTGTAGGAGGTGAGCACATGGAATACACCATTCAGAAGCTAGGCTATTTAGCTGGCGTAAGTACGAGAACACTGCGTTATTACGATGAAATCGGAATATTGAAGCCGTCGCGCATCAACTCTTCGGGATACCGAATTTATGGTCAGCACGAGGTTGATCTGCTCCAGCAAATTTTATTTTATAAGGAGCTCGGCGTCAGCTTGGAGGAAATTAAAGCGCTTATTACATCGCCGAATTTCGACGTTAATGCGGCATTGCGAGAGCATCGCAGCAGGCTGCTGGAGCGCAGGCAGCAGCTTGATCAGCTTATTGCCAATCTAGACCAGACGTTATTGCAGAAGGAAGGGAAACAAACGATGAAGGATAAGGAAAAATTTGCAGGGTTCAAGCAGCAAATGTTGGATGATAATGAAGCTAAATACGGCGAAGAAATCAGAGCCAAATATGGCGACGAAGCCGTCAACCGTTCAAACCAGGCCCTTAAAAATAAGACGGAAGCGCAGTATGCTGAGGTAGAAAGGCTTGGCGAGGAAGTATTGACGACGCTGGCGTCCGCCTTCTTGACGGGTGATCCTGCTGGTGAGCTGGCACAGAAAGCAGCTGATTTGCACAAGCAATGGCTAAGCTTTTACTGGGGCAGCTACTCGAAGGAAGCACATGCTGGCGTTGCCCAAATGTACGTTGATGATGAGCGCTTCACAGCTTATTACGATGAGAAGCAGCCCGGCTCTGCTGCATTTTTACGCGATGCGGTGCTCGTCTACACAGGACATTCCTCGTAATCGTATTCCACTCAAAAAAAGGACGGCAGCCCAGCTATTAAGCCGTGCTGTCGTCCTTTCATCCGTTCGCTCTTTCCACTTGCCCTATTGTTTTTGTCCGCTATACGTTCTCGTTAGCGTTCAGCTCTTTCACTGCAACCTGCTGGGAAAGCTGCTCCACTAACTGCTCGATGCGAATCGCCTTCTGCTCATTGACACCGCGCCGACGAACAGATACCGTCCCTTCGATTGCCTCTTGGTCCCCGATGACGAGCGTATAGGGCACCTTCGCCAGCTGTGCCTCTCGAATTTTGTAGCCAAGCTTCTCGCTGCGAGCATCAACTTGTACGCGAAAACCTGCATTCAGAAGCTGCTGCTTCACTTGCAGCGCATAATCCAAATGCACGCTTGAAACAGGCAGCAGCTTCACTTGAACGGGCGCCAGCCACAGCGGAAATGCACCGCTGAAATGCTCTGTCAAAATGCCCATGAATCGGTCAATAGAGCCATATACAGCGCGATGGATGACGACAGGGCGATGCTTCCCGCCATCCTCGCCGATGTAAGTCAAATCAAACTTTTCAGGCATTTGAAAATCAAGCTGAATCGTTCCGCATTGCCAGCTGCGACCAAGCGCATCGCGAATATGGAAGTCGATTTTCGGCCCATAAAAGGCGCCGTCCCCCTCATTAAGCATATAGGGGACATTTTGCTTGACCAGCACATTTTTGAGTGCTGCCTCTGCTTGATCCCACAATTGTTCAGAGCCCATGGAATCGGCCGGCCTTGTGGACAGCTCTACCCGATAAGTGAAGCCAAAGATCGAATAAATATGATCAATGAGCGCCATTACTTTGGCGATTTCCTCCTCGATTTGATCGGGTCTGACGAATAAATGCGCATCATCCTGACAAAACGTCCGCACCCGCATCATGCCGTTTAGCGCCCCCGAAAACTCATGGCGATGCACCTGTCCATATTCGGCAAGACGGATTGGCAAATCCCTGTAGGAGCGAAGCTCATTTTTGAATACGAGCATATGTCCAGGGCAATTCATCGGTTTGAGGGCAAATACCGCATCATCAACATTTGTAAAATACATATTGTCTTTGTAATGCTCCCAATGACCGGACTGTTCCCATAGCCGATTGTTGAGCATTAGCGGTGTACGAACCTCATCATAAGCGCGCTCGCGATGCAGCCCGCGTTCCAGCTCCTCCAGCTCGTTGCGTATAATCATGCCATTTGGCAAATAAAACGGCATGCCGGGCGCTTCCTCCGAAAACATGAACAGACCCAGCTCCTTGCCCAGCTTGCGGTGATCGCGTTTTTTCGCTTCTTCAAGCATATGGAGATGCTCCTCCAACTGCTTGTTTTTCGGAAAGGCTGTGCCGTAAATACGCTGCAGCACTTGGTTATTCGAATCGCCACGCCAGTACGCACCCGCTGTGTGCAGCAGCTTGAACGCCTTAATCCAGCCTGTTGCCGGCAAATGCGGCCCGCGGCATAAATCAATAAATTCACCTTGTTCATAAAGCGAAATAACGGCATCTTCCGGCAAAGCCTGAATCAGCTCGACTTTCAGCGGCTCCTCTAGCTGTGCAAATAGCTGCAACGCTTCCTTCCGACTGACGACACGACGGATAATCGGCAGATTTTGCTCCGCGATCCGGGCCATTTCCCGCTCAATGACGGCTAGCTGATCATTCGGCAGCGAGCTTGCTATGGCAATATCGTAATAAAAACCGTCGCCTATGACAGGACCAATTCCGAGCTGGACTTCTTGCTTGCCATACAGACGCTTCAAGGCCTGCGCCAAAAGATGCGCTGTACTATGGCGGTAAATTTCCAGCCCCTCCGGGCTGTCCAAAATAATAATTTCCACGTCGCTATCTGCCTCAATGGAACGGCTTAAATCAACGGCCTCGCCATTTATTTTTCCAGCGACAGCCTTTTTCCGCAGCCCTGGGCTGATCGCTTCCGCTAATTGTTCAATTGTTATGCCGACTGGGTACTTTCTGATTGCGCCATCCGGCAGCTTGATTTGTATATGATTTTGATATTCGCTCTGTTTTTCCTTTTCCATCGTATGTGCCTCCACCTCTGCTAATATTTCTCGGACTGAAACGCGCTGCGCCGCCAAAAGACGGCTTCAGCCAGTTACGCTTGGAACGCAAAAAAACGCCTCTATCCCGGAAAGGGACGAGTGCGTTCAGCTCGTGGTTCCACCCTTATTCGACCTAATCGTCAGTTTGCCGCAGCCCTTGCTGCAGCACCCTGAATAAAAGGCCCTTATTGGTATCCGTTATCGCAGATAAAGCGGTGAAGCTTACTTTCGCACAAGGGAGCGGGTTCAGCAGCACGGCTGCAAAGGGGTAAAACCATATACGGTATCCGAAGAAGCTTGCAGCAAGCGCTTCTCTCTCTGTGCGGTCCGAAATAGGAATCATGTCTTTGGTCAATGCCGATTATGAAGATGTAGGTATTATATTACGACTGACTCATTTAAAAAGTCAAGCAGAAAAATGTTTAAATTATAGCTTATCAACTTGCAATAAGGAGATTTTTTTCGTTGTAAAGGTGTCCTGCAAACTTGTATCGCTTATGATGTTTAGCTGCAGCAAGCTCGCTACCTTCGCTGGATCCACTTTGGATATGAGGGGCCAGACATCAGGCTCTGGAAGGGCTGCAAGCAGCTTTGCCTCATCATATTCCCGCCGCTCCTGTGCGACAATTTTCACCTTATAGCGCC
This window encodes:
- the thrS gene encoding threonine--tRNA ligase; the protein is MEKEKQSEYQNHIQIKLPDGAIRKYPVGITIEQLAEAISPGLRKKAVAGKINGEAVDLSRSIEADSDVEIIILDSPEGLEIYRHSTAHLLAQALKRLYGKQEVQLGIGPVIGDGFYYDIAIASSLPNDQLAVIEREMARIAEQNLPIIRRVVSRKEALQLFAQLEEPLKVELIQALPEDAVISLYEQGEFIDLCRGPHLPATGWIKAFKLLHTAGAYWRGDSNNQVLQRIYGTAFPKNKQLEEHLHMLEEAKKRDHRKLGKELGLFMFSEEAPGMPFYLPNGMIIRNELEELERGLHRERAYDEVRTPLMLNNRLWEQSGHWEHYKDNMYFTNVDDAVFALKPMNCPGHMLVFKNELRSYRDLPIRLAEYGQVHRHEFSGALNGMMRVRTFCQDDAHLFVRPDQIEEEIAKVMALIDHIYSIFGFTYRVELSTRPADSMGSEQLWDQAEAALKNVLVKQNVPYMLNEGDGAFYGPKIDFHIRDALGRSWQCGTIQLDFQMPEKFDLTYIGEDGGKHRPVVIHRAVYGSIDRFMGILTEHFSGAFPLWLAPVQVKLLPVSSVHLDYALQVKQQLLNAGFRVQVDARSEKLGYKIREAQLAKVPYTLVIGDQEAIEGTVSVRRRGVNEQKAIRIEQLVEQLSQQVAVKELNANENV